In Streptomyces sp. NBC_00306, a single genomic region encodes these proteins:
- a CDS encoding carbohydrate ABC transporter permease — MSATTSTRASYRPDRKKHRLAYNIVGLLAFVAMAFPVYWLVISALRPNHEIRSYDQTLWPSSVTFDNFKRAIDAPNFGTAIQSSLIICLTAVVGAMIISTIAAFAIARFKFAGRKTFMIVLLAVQLLPPTAMLIPIYIQLNDLGALNEYWGVIVIYLVSTLPFATWMIRGFVINIPKELEESAMVDGCTRMGAFWRVVFPLVAPGLAAASIYSLINAWNEYLLAYVVLQDNDKYTLNVWLMNFTTSRGVDYGALMAASTLIAIPVVAFFMMVQKKMAAGLTSGAVKG, encoded by the coding sequence ATGAGCGCCACCACCTCCACCAGGGCCTCGTACCGCCCGGACCGCAAGAAGCACCGGCTCGCCTACAACATCGTGGGCCTTCTCGCCTTCGTCGCCATGGCGTTCCCGGTGTACTGGCTCGTCATCAGTGCCCTTCGGCCCAATCACGAGATCCGCAGCTACGACCAGACGCTCTGGCCCTCGTCGGTCACCTTCGACAACTTCAAGCGGGCCATCGACGCGCCCAACTTCGGCACGGCCATCCAGTCGAGCCTCATCATCTGCCTGACCGCCGTCGTCGGCGCGATGATCATCTCCACGATCGCCGCGTTCGCCATCGCCCGCTTCAAGTTCGCCGGCCGCAAGACCTTCATGATCGTGCTGCTCGCGGTCCAGCTGCTGCCGCCGACGGCGATGCTGATCCCCATCTACATCCAGCTCAACGATCTGGGTGCGCTCAACGAGTACTGGGGCGTCATCGTCATCTACCTGGTCTCCACCCTGCCCTTCGCCACCTGGATGATCCGCGGCTTCGTGATCAACATCCCGAAGGAGCTGGAGGAGTCCGCGATGGTGGACGGGTGCACCAGGATGGGTGCCTTCTGGCGGGTCGTCTTCCCGCTGGTCGCACCGGGCCTGGCGGCCGCCTCCATCTACTCGCTCATCAACGCGTGGAACGAGTACCTGCTGGCGTACGTCGTGCTCCAGGACAACGACAAGTACACCCTCAACGTGTGGCTGATGAACTTCACCACCTCGCGAGGCGTGGACTACGGCGCCCTGATGGCTGCCTCGACGCTCATCGCCATTCCGGTCGTCGCCTTCTTCATGATGGTCCAGAAGAAGATGGCGGCAGGCCTCACCTCAGGCGCAGTGAAGGGATAA
- a CDS encoding carbohydrate ABC transporter permease: MSAADTKAADPAVPVQRHPEEPGSPPRKGGRPPRKAGALLPYLLIAPAFVAIAAVFAWPLVKTVIMSFQDVGRRELWTGEPPPWVGFDKFTEILGDGEFWDVVLRTVVFMAACVIATMGVGLLLAQTMQRMSPWVRMLLTAGLVAAWSMPLLVATSIFRWFADSDYGVVNMILSKYLGLDFQGHNWFLDPKQGFVIIGAVVVWGAIPFVAITLYAALTQVPRELEEAAALDGAGAFGVFRFVTWPVIKPVFQMVATLSVIWDFNVFGQIFLMRGNKPEPEYAVLGIYSFDKAFESNSFSQGAAISLITVLLLSGVAVYYLRQLLKIGEVE; this comes from the coding sequence GTGAGTGCCGCCGACACGAAAGCAGCCGATCCGGCGGTGCCCGTCCAGCGGCACCCCGAAGAACCAGGCTCCCCGCCACGGAAGGGCGGACGGCCGCCGCGCAAGGCCGGCGCGCTGCTGCCGTATCTGCTGATAGCCCCGGCGTTCGTGGCGATCGCCGCGGTCTTCGCCTGGCCCCTGGTCAAGACGGTCATCATGTCCTTCCAGGACGTCGGCCGCCGTGAGCTGTGGACCGGGGAACCGCCCCCGTGGGTCGGGTTCGACAAGTTCACCGAGATCCTCGGCGACGGCGAGTTCTGGGACGTGGTCCTGCGGACCGTCGTCTTCATGGCCGCCTGCGTCATCGCCACCATGGGCGTCGGTCTGCTGCTGGCCCAGACGATGCAGCGGATGTCGCCGTGGGTACGGATGCTGCTCACCGCGGGGCTCGTGGCCGCCTGGTCGATGCCCCTGCTGGTCGCCACCTCGATCTTCCGGTGGTTCGCCGACTCCGACTACGGAGTGGTGAACATGATCCTGTCGAAGTACCTCGGCCTCGACTTCCAGGGCCACAACTGGTTCCTCGACCCCAAGCAGGGCTTCGTCATCATCGGGGCCGTCGTCGTCTGGGGAGCGATCCCCTTCGTGGCGATCACCCTCTACGCCGCGCTCACCCAGGTGCCCCGCGAACTGGAGGAGGCGGCCGCGCTCGACGGTGCGGGCGCCTTCGGTGTGTTCCGCTTCGTCACCTGGCCCGTCATCAAGCCGGTCTTCCAGATGGTGGCGACCCTCTCGGTGATCTGGGACTTCAACGTCTTCGGCCAGATCTTCCTGATGCGTGGCAACAAGCCGGAGCCCGAGTACGCCGTTCTGGGCATCTACTCCTTCGACAAGGCCTTCGAGTCCAACTCGTTCAGCCAGGGCGCTGCCATCTCGCTGATCACGGTTCTGCTGCTGTCCGGCGTCGCCGTGTACTACCTGCGCCAGCTGCTCAAGATCGGAGAGGTCGAATGA
- a CDS encoding YbdD/YjiX family protein, with product MSTTARARHVFGRIRWYVREFTGESAYDRYVAHARGCDPDAEVMSRRAFERSRTDAREADPREGFRCC from the coding sequence ATGAGCACCACGGCGAGGGCCCGCCACGTCTTCGGCCGGATCCGGTGGTACGTCAGGGAGTTCACCGGCGAATCGGCCTATGACCGGTACGTCGCCCACGCCCGCGGCTGCGACCCGGACGCCGAGGTGATGAGCCGCCGCGCTTTCGAGCGCAGCCGTACGGACGCACGCGAAGCCGATCCGCGCGAGGGCTTCCGCTGCTGCTGA
- a CDS encoding GntR family transcriptional regulator, whose translation MTTDGVGAETEGGAQTRTARVPKYYRLKRHLLDMTETLPPGTPVPPERTLAAEFDTSRTTVRQALQELVVEGRLERIQGKGTFVAKPKVSQALQLTSYTEDMKAQGLEPTSQLLDIGYVTADDTLAGLLDISTGGRVLRIERLRLASGEPMAIETTHLSAKRFPALRRSLVKYTSLYTALAEVYDVHLAEAEETIETSLATPREAGLLGTDVGLPMLMLSRHSLDAQGEPVEWVRSVYRGDRYKFVARLRRPTD comes from the coding sequence ATGACCACGGACGGGGTGGGAGCGGAGACCGAGGGCGGGGCACAGACCCGGACCGCACGCGTGCCCAAGTACTACCGGCTCAAGCGCCACTTGCTCGACATGACGGAGACGCTGCCGCCCGGCACCCCGGTGCCGCCGGAGCGCACGCTCGCGGCCGAGTTCGACACCTCGCGCACCACGGTGCGTCAGGCGCTTCAGGAACTGGTCGTCGAGGGCAGGCTCGAACGCATCCAGGGCAAGGGCACGTTCGTGGCCAAGCCCAAGGTGTCGCAGGCCCTCCAGCTCACCTCGTACACCGAGGACATGAAGGCCCAGGGCCTGGAGCCGACGTCCCAACTGCTCGACATCGGCTATGTGACGGCCGACGACACGCTCGCCGGACTGCTGGACATCTCGACGGGCGGCCGCGTGCTGCGCATCGAGCGTCTGCGGCTCGCCAGCGGTGAGCCGATGGCGATCGAGACCACCCACCTCTCGGCCAAGCGCTTCCCCGCGCTGCGCCGCAGCCTGGTGAAGTACACCTCGCTCTACACGGCGCTGGCGGAGGTGTACGACGTCCATCTCGCCGAGGCCGAGGAGACGATCGAGACCTCGCTGGCGACCCCGCGCGAGGCCGGTCTGCTGGGCACCGACGTGGGCCTGCCGATGCTGATGCTCTCGCGCCACTCGCTGGACGCGCAGGGCGAACCCGTCGAGTGGGTGCGGTCGGTCTACCGCGGCGACCGGTACAAGTTCGTGGCCCGCCTGCGGCGGCCGACCGACTGA
- a CDS encoding glycoside hydrolase family 3 protein codes for MTTLVRGSSDTLTRDALAVLQPGFLGTTAPEWLLRQIGEGLSAVGLFGRNIVTPEQLTALTAQLRAERDDVLVAIDEEGGDVTRLEVRTGSSFPGNYALGSVDDTGLTRDVARELGRRLAECGVDLNWAPSADVNANPDNPVIGVRSFGADAALAARHTVAYVEGLQAAGVAACVKHFPGHGDTNVDSHHALPRIDVDLDTLHARDLLPFRAAIAAGSKAVMSAHILLPALDPNRPATLSPQILTGLLREELGFQGLIVTDGMEMNAIASTYGIERGSVLAIAAGADAICVGGGLADEGTVLRLRDALVTAVRDGELPEERLADAAARVRALADWTRRARGAGGEPGAAPTPAQPGGGTAPGNDVGLIAARRAVKVSAGELPYRPVTEAPYVAAFTPVANIAVGDETPWGVASELAALLPGTTTDTYGDTSGTTVLVANVLGMAADRRIVAVVRDVHRHPWMADALDALVEARPDTVVVEMGVDRAQPRGALHIATHGAARVCGRAAAEVITGRAAGA; via the coding sequence ATGACCACACTCGTACGTGGATCCTCGGACACCCTCACCCGTGACGCACTCGCCGTCCTCCAGCCCGGATTCCTCGGCACCACCGCCCCCGAATGGCTGCTCCGGCAGATCGGTGAAGGGCTCTCGGCCGTCGGGCTGTTCGGCCGCAACATCGTCACCCCGGAGCAACTGACGGCGCTCACCGCGCAGTTGCGGGCCGAGCGGGACGACGTCCTCGTCGCGATCGACGAGGAGGGCGGTGACGTCACCCGGCTCGAGGTGCGCACCGGGTCGTCCTTCCCCGGCAACTACGCGCTCGGCTCGGTGGACGACACCGGCCTCACCCGCGACGTCGCCCGGGAACTCGGCCGCCGGCTCGCCGAGTGCGGGGTCGACCTCAACTGGGCGCCGTCCGCCGACGTCAACGCCAACCCCGACAATCCGGTGATCGGTGTGCGGTCCTTCGGCGCGGATGCCGCGCTGGCCGCCCGGCACACCGTCGCGTACGTCGAGGGCCTCCAGGCCGCCGGCGTCGCCGCCTGCGTCAAGCACTTCCCCGGACACGGCGACACCAACGTGGACTCGCACCACGCGCTGCCCCGAATCGATGTGGATCTCGACACGCTGCACGCCCGTGACCTGCTGCCTTTCCGCGCGGCCATCGCGGCGGGTTCCAAAGCGGTGATGAGCGCGCATATCCTGCTACCCGCGCTCGACCCGAACCGCCCGGCAACACTGAGCCCGCAGATCCTCACCGGTCTGCTGCGCGAAGAGCTGGGCTTCCAGGGGCTGATCGTCACCGATGGCATGGAGATGAACGCCATCGCGTCGACGTACGGCATCGAGCGCGGCTCCGTGCTGGCGATCGCCGCCGGTGCCGACGCGATCTGTGTCGGTGGCGGCCTCGCCGACGAGGGGACCGTACTGCGCCTGCGCGACGCGCTGGTCACGGCGGTACGGGACGGCGAACTGCCCGAAGAGCGGCTGGCCGACGCGGCCGCGCGGGTGCGCGCCCTCGCCGACTGGACACGACGGGCCAGGGGGGCAGGAGGGGAGCCGGGCGCGGCTCCCACCCCGGCGCAGCCGGGGGGCGGGACCGCGCCCGGCAACGACGTCGGACTGATCGCGGCGCGGCGGGCGGTGAAGGTGTCCGCCGGCGAACTGCCGTACCGGCCCGTCACCGAGGCGCCCTACGTCGCCGCGTTCACCCCGGTCGCCAACATCGCCGTCGGCGACGAGACGCCGTGGGGTGTCGCCTCCGAACTGGCCGCGCTGCTGCCGGGCACCACCACCGACACCTACGGCGACACGTCCGGAACGACCGTATTGGTGGCAAATGTGCTGGGTATGGCGGCGGACCGTAGGATCGTCGCTGTAGTACGCGACGTTCACCGCCACCCCTGGATGGCGGATGCGCTGGACGCACTCGTCGAGGCCCGGCCGGACACGGTCGTGGTCGAGATGGGCGTCGACCGCGCGCAGCCGAGGGGTGCCCTGCACATCGCGACCCATGGCGCCGCCCGCGTCTGCGGACGGGCCGCCGCGGAGGTCATCACCGGCAGGGCGGCCGGGGCCTGA
- a CDS encoding ribonucleoside-diphosphate reductase subunit alpha encodes MTIAPADPAAGIAEQLEDGPGTALLRILTDLTADLPDTDPGRVAAAALRGRHAGSDMAELRGLATDAAAGLISEDPAYSRLAARLLTRTIAEEASGQGAVSFSASVAVGHTEGLIADRTAAFVTLHADRLDTLIDTEADDRFGYFGLRTLYSRYLLRHPITRQVIETPQHFMLRVACGLAEDDSVRALDEVADLYGLMSRLDYLPSSPTLFNSGTRHPQMSSCYLLDSPADELDSIYDRYHQVARLSKHAGGIGLSYSRIRARGSLIRGTNGHSNGIVPFLKTLDASVAAVNQGGRRKGAAAVYLETWHADIEEFLELRDNTGEDARRTHNLNLAHWIPDEFMRRVDADAPWSLFSPADVPELVDLWGDEFDAAYRDAEAKGLARKTMPARELYGRMMRTLAQTGNGWMTFKDSSNRTANQTAEPGHTVHSSNLCTEILEVTDDGETAVCNLGSVNLGAFVLADGAGEGIDWERLDEAVRTAVTFLDRVVDINFYPTEQAGRSNAKWRPVGLGAMGLQDVFFKLRMPFDSPAARALSTRIAERIMLAAYEASAALAERNGPLPAWEKTRTARGVLHPDHYGVELNWPERWAALRERIATTGMRNSLLLAIAPTATIASIAGVYECIEPQVSNLFKRETLSGEFLQVNAYLVEELKRLGVWDAQSREALRESSGSVQGFSWIPADVRELYRTAWEIPQRGLIDMAAARTPFLDQSQSLNLFLETPTIGKLSSMYAYAWKQGLKTTYYLRSRPATRIARAAGSGAATAAPIPVQATPETDAVACSLENPESCEACQ; translated from the coding sequence GTGACCATCGCGCCAGCCGATCCGGCAGCAGGCATCGCCGAGCAGCTCGAGGACGGCCCAGGGACCGCGCTGTTGCGGATCCTGACCGACCTCACCGCTGATCTGCCCGACACCGACCCCGGCCGCGTCGCCGCCGCCGCGCTGCGGGGCCGGCACGCCGGTTCGGACATGGCCGAGCTCCGTGGGCTCGCCACCGACGCCGCCGCGGGTCTGATCTCCGAGGACCCCGCCTACTCCCGGCTCGCCGCCCGCCTGTTGACCCGGACGATCGCCGAAGAGGCGTCGGGCCAGGGCGCCGTGTCCTTCTCCGCCTCCGTCGCGGTCGGACACACCGAGGGTCTGATCGCCGACCGGACCGCCGCGTTCGTCACGCTGCACGCGGACCGCCTGGACACCCTCATCGACACCGAGGCGGACGACCGTTTCGGCTACTTCGGCCTGCGCACCCTCTACAGCCGCTATCTGCTCCGGCATCCGATCACCCGTCAGGTGATCGAGACACCCCAGCACTTCATGCTGCGGGTCGCCTGTGGTCTCGCCGAGGACGACAGCGTGCGCGCGCTGGACGAGGTGGCCGACCTCTACGGCCTGATGAGCCGCCTCGACTACCTCCCCTCCTCCCCCACGCTGTTCAACTCCGGCACCCGCCACCCGCAGATGTCCTCCTGCTATCTGCTGGACTCGCCGGCGGACGAACTGGACTCGATCTACGACCGGTACCACCAGGTCGCCCGGCTCTCCAAGCACGCCGGCGGCATCGGTCTGTCGTACTCCCGCATCCGCGCCCGCGGTTCCCTGATCCGGGGCACCAACGGCCACTCCAACGGCATCGTGCCGTTCCTGAAGACCCTCGACGCCTCGGTCGCGGCGGTGAACCAGGGCGGACGCCGCAAGGGCGCGGCCGCCGTCTACCTGGAGACCTGGCACGCGGACATCGAGGAGTTCCTGGAGCTGCGCGACAACACCGGCGAGGACGCCCGGCGTACGCACAATCTGAACCTCGCGCACTGGATTCCCGACGAGTTCATGCGCCGTGTCGACGCCGACGCCCCGTGGTCGCTGTTCTCGCCCGCCGACGTCCCCGAGCTCGTCGACCTGTGGGGCGACGAGTTCGACGCGGCGTACCGCGACGCCGAGGCGAAGGGCCTGGCCCGCAAGACCATGCCCGCGCGTGAGCTGTACGGCCGGATGATGCGCACGCTCGCGCAGACCGGCAACGGCTGGATGACCTTCAAGGACTCCTCCAACCGCACGGCCAACCAGACCGCCGAGCCCGGCCACACCGTGCACTCGTCGAACCTGTGCACCGAGATCCTGGAGGTGACGGACGACGGCGAGACGGCCGTCTGCAACCTCGGCTCGGTGAACCTCGGCGCGTTCGTCCTGGCGGACGGCGCCGGTGAAGGGATCGACTGGGAGCGCCTGGACGAAGCCGTCCGGACCGCCGTCACCTTCCTCGACCGCGTCGTCGACATCAACTTCTACCCGACCGAGCAGGCCGGCCGCTCCAACGCCAAGTGGCGTCCGGTGGGCCTGGGCGCGATGGGTCTGCAGGACGTCTTCTTCAAGCTGCGGATGCCGTTCGACTCCCCCGCCGCCCGCGCCCTGTCGACCCGCATCGCCGAGCGCATCATGCTCGCCGCGTACGAGGCGTCCGCCGCCCTCGCGGAGCGCAACGGCCCGCTGCCCGCCTGGGAGAAGACCCGTACCGCGCGCGGTGTGCTGCACCCCGACCACTACGGTGTCGAGCTCAACTGGCCCGAGCGCTGGGCCGCCCTGCGGGAACGTATCGCCACGACCGGGATGCGCAACTCGCTGCTCCTCGCCATCGCCCCGACGGCGACGATCGCCTCCATCGCGGGCGTCTACGAGTGCATCGAGCCGCAGGTCTCCAACCTCTTCAAGCGTGAGACGCTCAGCGGCGAATTCCTCCAGGTCAACGCCTACCTGGTGGAAGAGCTGAAGCGGCTCGGCGTGTGGGACGCACAGTCCCGTGAGGCGCTGCGCGAGTCCAGCGGTTCGGTGCAGGGCTTCAGCTGGATCCCGGCCGATGTGCGCGAGCTGTACCGCACGGCGTGGGAGATCCCGCAGCGCGGTCTGATCGACATGGCCGCGGCCCGTACCCCGTTCCTCGACCAGTCGCAGTCGCTGAACCTGTTCCTGGAGACGCCGACCATCGGGAAGCTCAGCTCGATGTACGCCTACGCCTGGAAGCAGGGCCTGAAGACCACGTACTACCTGCGCTCGCGCCCCGCGACCCGGATCGCCCGTGCGGCCGGCTCCGGAGCCGCGACCGCGGCCCCCATCCCCGTACAGGCGACGCCGGAGACCGACGCGGTCGCCTGCTCCCTGGAGAACCCCGAGTCCTGCGAGGCCTGCCAGTAA
- a CDS encoding sugar ABC transporter substrate-binding protein has translation MKRKLIAAVGVAAMAASVAACGSGDSESAKDPKDRKGTLTVWLMTDAQSTWPELVKDVNTQFAAKYPGVKVNVQYQQWGDKTKKLDAALAGDKFPDVVELGNTETMTYILNGAVGEIDPKKYENSDTWIKGLKDTCTYEGKLYCVPYYAGARVAIFNKDMFKAGAGSDALPTTEAELTAALDKVQAKYGKDKAFSPLYLPGRYWYAAMSYVAAYGGEIATYDDGSKEWKASLSTPEAQKGIQHFVDLVKKYNHGDKTKDEQDHANVMANEKTALLYGNGWEAGSVVDSAANGNPKLKDKIGTAGMPGPDGKALPSFIGGSDLATISKSKNQDLGEEWISLFTSEKSEAVLASKNILPNNTKQLEPLKAKPETAPIANAVPDAWFTPIAPGWSAIEKKEILELMLLDIIKGKSVADATKAADAEIDKLINEKS, from the coding sequence GTGAAGCGCAAGCTCATAGCTGCAGTGGGTGTGGCGGCCATGGCGGCTTCGGTCGCGGCGTGTGGCTCCGGCGACAGCGAGTCCGCGAAGGACCCGAAGGACCGCAAAGGCACGCTGACCGTCTGGCTGATGACGGACGCTCAGTCCACCTGGCCCGAGCTGGTCAAGGACGTCAACACGCAGTTCGCCGCGAAGTACCCGGGCGTGAAGGTCAACGTCCAGTACCAGCAGTGGGGCGACAAGACCAAGAAGCTCGACGCCGCCCTCGCCGGAGACAAGTTCCCCGACGTGGTCGAACTGGGCAACACCGAGACCATGACGTACATCCTCAACGGGGCGGTCGGCGAGATCGACCCGAAGAAGTACGAGAACTCGGACACCTGGATCAAGGGTCTGAAGGACACCTGTACCTACGAGGGCAAGCTCTACTGCGTGCCCTACTACGCCGGTGCGCGTGTCGCCATCTTCAACAAGGACATGTTCAAGGCGGGCGCCGGCTCCGACGCGCTGCCCACCACCGAGGCCGAGCTCACCGCCGCCCTCGACAAGGTCCAGGCGAAGTACGGCAAGGACAAGGCCTTCTCGCCGCTCTACCTGCCGGGCCGCTACTGGTACGCCGCCATGTCCTACGTCGCCGCGTACGGCGGCGAGATCGCCACGTACGACGACGGCTCGAAGGAGTGGAAGGCCTCGCTCTCCACTCCGGAGGCGCAGAAGGGCATCCAGCACTTCGTCGACCTGGTCAAGAAGTACAACCACGGCGACAAGACCAAGGACGAGCAGGACCACGCCAACGTCATGGCCAACGAGAAGACCGCTCTTCTCTACGGCAACGGCTGGGAGGCCGGCAGCGTCGTCGACAGCGCCGCCAACGGCAACCCCAAGCTGAAGGACAAGATCGGCACCGCCGGTATGCCGGGTCCCGACGGCAAGGCGCTTCCGTCCTTCATCGGCGGCTCCGACCTCGCCACCATCTCCAAGTCCAAGAACCAGGACCTGGGCGAGGAGTGGATCTCGCTGTTCACCAGCGAGAAGTCCGAGGCCGTGCTCGCCTCGAAGAACATCCTTCCGAACAACACCAAGCAGCTCGAGCCGCTGAAGGCGAAGCCGGAGACCGCGCCGATCGCCAACGCCGTGCCGGACGCCTGGTTCACCCCGATCGCCCCGGGCTGGTCCGCGATCGAGAAGAAGGAAATCCTCGAGCTGATGCTGCTCGACATCATCAAGGGCAAGTCGGTCGCGGACGCCACGAAGGCGGCCGACGCGGAGATCGACAAGCTGATCAACGAGAAGTCCTGA
- a CDS encoding carbon starvation CstA family protein — MPEPTPPNTAPTSSRKLTPRSIAIWGLVALVGASGWAVLALSRGEEISAAWMLAAALGSYAIAYRFYSRFIANRVLKVDKTRATPAERLDNGIDFHPTDRRVLFGHHFAAVAGAGPLVGPVLAAQMGYLPGTIWIVAGVIFAGAVQDMVTLFFSTRRDGRSLGQIARDEIGPFGGAAALIAVFAIMIILLAVLALVIVNALADSPWGVFSIAMTIPIALFMGVYLRLLRPGRVTEVSVIGVALLLLAIVSGGWVAESSLAETFTLEAGTLVIWMIVYGFLASVLPVWMLLAPRDYLSTFMKVGTIVLLALGVVIALPTLKMDAVTEFASRGDGPVFAGSMFPFVFITIACGALSGFHSLVSSGTTPKMVQKETQIRMIGYGAMLTESFVAIMAMITACIIDPGLYFAVNSPAGVIGPTVETASQAVANLGFTITPDQLAQAAKDVEESSLLSRTGGAPTFALGMSDIFSSVVGGAGLKAFWYHFAIMFEALFILTTVDAGTRVGRFMLQDMLGNVYKPFRQVSWRPGVWFASAVVVGGWGYFLWVGVHDPLGGINQLFPLFGIANQLLAAVALAVCTTLLVKSGRLKWAWVTAVPLAWDAAVTLTASWQKIFSGDPRVGFFTQRDVYQSAIDEGKILPPAKSMDDMHTVVTNSTVDGALTALFAILIIVVIVDAGRVCYNAIRHPESVKLSEVPYTESKIVAPAGLIPTKEERAEMATAEENVPARSGSA, encoded by the coding sequence ATGCCAGAACCCACACCACCGAATACCGCACCGACGTCATCCCGGAAGCTCACCCCGCGGTCCATCGCCATCTGGGGGCTGGTGGCCCTGGTGGGGGCATCGGGATGGGCTGTGCTGGCACTCTCCCGGGGCGAGGAGATCTCCGCCGCATGGATGCTGGCGGCGGCGCTGGGTTCGTATGCGATCGCGTACCGCTTCTACTCCCGCTTCATTGCCAACCGGGTGCTGAAGGTCGACAAGACCCGAGCCACCCCGGCCGAACGCCTCGACAACGGAATCGACTTCCACCCCACCGACCGGCGCGTGCTCTTCGGGCACCACTTCGCCGCGGTCGCCGGCGCCGGACCACTGGTCGGCCCGGTGCTCGCCGCCCAGATGGGATATCTGCCGGGCACGATCTGGATCGTCGCGGGCGTCATCTTCGCCGGCGCCGTCCAGGACATGGTCACGCTCTTCTTCTCCACACGCCGGGACGGCCGTTCGCTCGGCCAGATCGCCCGTGACGAGATAGGACCCTTCGGCGGAGCCGCCGCGCTGATCGCGGTGTTCGCCATCATGATCATCCTGCTGGCGGTGCTGGCCCTGGTCATCGTCAACGCGTTGGCGGACTCGCCCTGGGGCGTCTTCTCGATCGCCATGACCATCCCGATCGCCCTCTTCATGGGCGTCTATCTGCGGCTGCTGCGGCCCGGCAGAGTCACCGAGGTCTCGGTCATCGGTGTGGCGCTGCTGCTGCTCGCCATCGTCTCGGGCGGCTGGGTCGCGGAGTCCTCGCTCGCGGAGACCTTCACCCTGGAGGCCGGCACGCTGGTCATCTGGATGATCGTCTACGGCTTCCTCGCGTCGGTGCTGCCGGTGTGGATGCTGCTGGCACCTCGCGACTACCTCTCCACCTTCATGAAGGTCGGCACCATCGTGCTGCTGGCCCTCGGCGTGGTGATAGCGCTGCCGACCCTGAAGATGGACGCGGTCACCGAGTTCGCGAGCCGGGGCGACGGCCCGGTGTTCGCCGGATCGATGTTCCCCTTCGTGTTCATCACCATCGCCTGCGGCGCGCTCTCCGGCTTCCACTCCCTGGTCTCCTCGGGCACCACCCCGAAGATGGTCCAGAAGGAGACGCAGATCCGGATGATCGGCTACGGCGCGATGCTGACGGAGTCGTTCGTCGCGATCATGGCGATGATCACGGCCTGCATCATCGACCCGGGTCTCTACTTCGCGGTCAACTCACCGGCCGGTGTCATCGGTCCCACGGTCGAGACGGCGTCCCAGGCCGTCGCCAATCTCGGCTTCACGATCACACCCGACCAACTGGCCCAGGCGGCCAAGGACGTCGAGGAGTCCAGCCTGCTGTCGCGGACCGGCGGCGCGCCGACGTTCGCGCTCGGTATGTCGGACATCTTCTCGTCCGTGGTCGGCGGCGCCGGGCTGAAGGCCTTCTGGTACCACTTCGCCATCATGTTCGAGGCGCTGTTCATCCTCACCACGGTGGACGCGGGCACCCGGGTCGGGCGCTTCATGCTCCAGGACATGCTCGGCAACGTCTACAAGCCGTTCCGTCAGGTCAGCTGGAGGCCCGGCGTCTGGTTCGCCAGCGCGGTCGTCGTGGGCGGCTGGGGCTACTTCCTCTGGGTCGGCGTGCACGACCCGCTGGGCGGCATCAACCAGCTCTTCCCGCTGTTCGGCATCGCCAACCAGCTGCTCGCCGCCGTGGCACTCGCCGTGTGCACCACGCTGCTGGTGAAGTCCGGTCGGCTCAAGTGGGCCTGGGTCACGGCCGTACCGCTCGCCTGGGACGCCGCCGTCACCCTCACCGCGAGCTGGCAGAAGATATTCTCCGGCGACCCACGCGTGGGCTTCTTCACCCAGCGGGACGTCTACCAGTCGGCCATCGACGAGGGCAAGATCCTGCCTCCCGCCAAGTCCATGGACGACATGCACACCGTGGTCACCAATTCCACGGTCGACGGAGCGCTCACGGCTCTCTTCGCGATCCTCATCATCGTGGTCATCGTGGACGCGGGACGCGTCTGCTACAACGCGATCCGGCACCCCGAGAGCGTGAAGCTGTCGGAGGTTCCGTACACCGAGTCGAAGATCGTCGCACCGGCCGGACTGATCCCCACCAAGGAGGAGAGGGCCGAGATGGCAACCGCCGAGGAGAACGTTCCCGCAAGGAGCGGTTCGGCATGA